One window from the genome of Cryptomeria japonica chromosome 6, Sugi_1.0, whole genome shotgun sequence encodes:
- the LOC131035690 gene encoding uncharacterized protein LOC131035690: MIAKLFFCLPVRRNLFLKIPTLFRLNFSILAESNVSNGNATSENLFLHFVTIRFNISSADAAKMLKRAPSLERLKTLGNIEKLVSIVNRHGCNEDEIANIIRSDPRLMLISAERLVDPRIQALKDSGIESKIITRFPGILKSKLENLRSTLELLKTVFPTQDILIRAIRRNPYILRKNLQNLKLSVAFWEDFGIR, encoded by the coding sequence ATGATCGCCAAACTATTCTTCTGCTTACCTGTGCGGCGCAACCTCTTTCTCAAAATCCCAACTCTTTTTCGCTTGAATTTCTCAATTCTTGCAGAGAGTAATGTTAGCAACGGCAATGCCACTTCAGAAAATCTCTTTCTGCACTTCGTTACCATCAGATTTAACATATCTTCAGCTGACGCCGCAAAAATGTTGAAAAGGGCGCCCTCGCTTGAGCGGCTTAAAACGCTGGGTAATATTGAAAAGCTCGTGTCCATAGTCAACAGACATGGCTGCAACGAAGATGAAATTGCAAACATAATCAGATCTGATCCCAGGCTTATGTTGATCAGTGCAGAAAGACTGGTGGATCCCAGGATTCAAGCGCTGAAAGATTCTGGCATTGAGAGCAAAATTATAACCAGGTTCCCGGGGATCTTGAAATCTAAGCTGGAGAATCTCCGCTCCACCCTTGAGCTTCTCAAGACTGTATTCCCTACACAGGATATTCTGATCAGAGCAATTAGGAGAAACCCCTATATTCTTAGAAAGAACTTGCAGAATTTGAAACTCTCGGTTGCCTTTTGGGAGGACTTTGGTATTCGTTGA
- the LOC131035691 gene encoding uncharacterized protein LOC131035691 — MPEQLDLIRKIGIHKESKMYKYVVNIVVNNRIEVLEAKIENLQLCGLSPEQALELVRVDPSVLNKSEENIKKKMDFILNQMELSVDFVVKHACMLSMSFEKVIRPRFLVVQTMTAMNGAGEVKPTRIGTVLKMTEAKFVAQIIQGHPESAVLWTVYKNAIANVSEISKIKSFVSI; from the coding sequence ATGCCCGAGCAACTTGATCTTATTCGTAAGATTGGCATTCACAAGGAAAGCAAAATGTACAAATACGTTGTGAACATTGTGGTCAACAACCGCATCGAAGTATTAGAGGCTAAGATAGAGAACCTTCAGCTTTGCGGCCTCTCGCCTGAACAAGCCTTGGAATTAGTTAGGGTTGACCCTTCAGTCCTCAACAAGTCGGAGGAAAACATTAAGAAAAAAATGGACTTTATTCTGAATCAAATGGAACTCTCTGTAGACTTTGTGGTTAAGCATGCATGCATGCTGTCAATGAGTTTTGAGAAGGTAATAAGGCCCAGGTTTTTAGTTGTGCAAACTATGACAGCGATGAATGGAGCGGGGGAGGTTAAGCCGACGCGAATTGGTACCGTATTGAAGATGACCGAGGCCAAGTTTGTTGCCCAGATCATACAAGGGCACCCTGAATCCGCTGTTCTATGGACTGTTTATAAAAATGCCATCGCTAATGTCTCAGAAATCTCAAAGATAAAAAGCTTTGTTAGCATTTGA